A genomic stretch from Homo sapiens chromosome 1 genomic patch of type FIX, GRCh38.p14 PATCHES HG2095_PATCH includes:
- the PADI3 gene encoding protein-arginine deiminase type-3 gives MSLQRIVRVSLEHPTSAVCVAGVETLVDIYGSVPEGTEMFEVYGTPGVDIYISPNMERGRERADTRRWRFDATLEIIVVMNSPSNDLNDSHVQISYHSSHEPLPLAYAVLYLTCVDISLDCDLNCEGRQDRNFVDKRQWVWGPSGYGGILLVNCDRDDPSCDVQDNCDQHVHCLQDLEDMSVMVLRTQGPAALFDDHKLVLHTSSYDAKRAQVFHICGPEDVCEAYRHVLGQDKVSYEVPRLHGDEERFFVEGLSFPDAGFTGLISFHVTLLDDSNEDFSASPIFTDTVVFRVAPWIMTPSTLPPLEVYVCRVRNNTCFVDAVAELARKAGCKLTICPQAENRNDRWIQDEMELGYVQAPHKTLPVVFDSPRNGELQDFPYKRILGPDFGYVTREPRDRSVSGLDSFGNLEVSPPVVANGKEYPLGRILIGGNLPGSSGRRVTQVVRDFLHAQKVQPPVELFVDWLAVGHVDEFLSFVPAPDGKGFRMLLASPGACFKLFQEKQKCGHGRALLFQGVVDDEQVKTISINQVLSNKDLINYNKFVQSCIDWNREVLKRELGLAECDIIDIPQLFKTERKKATAFFPDLVNMLVLGKHLGIPKPFGPIINGCCCLEEKVRSLLEPLGLHCTFIDDFTPYHMLHGEVHCGTNVCRKPFSFKWWNMVP, from the exons GTCAGTGCCTGAGGGCACAGAAATGTTTGAGGTCTATGGGACGCCTGGCGTGGACATCTACATCTCTCCCAACATGGAGAGGGGCCGGGAGCGTGCAGACACCAGGCGGTGGCGCTTTGACGCGACTTTGGAGATCATCGTGGTCATGAACTCCCCCAGCAATGACCTCAACGACAGCCAT GTTCAGATTTCCTACCACTCCAGCCATGAGCCTCTGCCCCTGGCCTATGCGGTGCTCTACCTCACCTGTGTTG ACATCTCTCTGGATTGCGACCTGAACTGTGAGGGAAGGCAGGACAGGAACTTTGTAGACAAG CGGCAGTGGGTCTGGGGGCCCAGTGGGTATGGCGGCATCTTGCTGGTGAACTGTGACCGTGATGATCCGAGCTGTGATGTCCAGGACAATTGTGACCAGCACGTGCACTGCCTGCAAG ACCTGGAAGACATGTCTGTCATGGTCCTGCGGACGCAGGGCCCTGCAGCCCTCTTTGATGACCACAAACTTGTCCTCCATACCTCCAGCTATGATGCCAAACGGGCACAGGTCTTCCACATCTGCG GTCCTGAGGATGTGTGTGAGGCCTATAGGCATGTGCTGGGCCAAGATAAGGTGTCCTATGAGGTACCCCGCTTGCATGGGGATGAGGAGCGCTTCTTCGTGGAAGGCCTGTCCTTCCCTGATGCCGGCTTCACAGGACTCATCTCCTTCCATGTCACTCTGCTGGACGACTCCAACGAG GATTTCTCGGCATCCCCTATCTTCACTGACACTGTGGTGTTCCGAGTGGCACCCTGGATCATGACGCCCAGCACTCTGCCACCCCTAGAGGTGTATGTGTGCCG TGTGAGGAACAACACGTGTTTTGTGGATGCGGTGGCAGAGCTGGCCAGGAAGGCCGGCTGCAAGCTGACCATCTGCCCACAGGCCGAGAACCGCAACGACCGCTGGATCCAG GATGAGATGGAGCTGGGCTACGTTCAGGCGCCGCACAAGACCCTCCCGGTGGTCTTTGACTCCCCAAGGAATGGGGAACTGCAGGATTTCCCTTACAAAAGAATCCTG GGTCCAGATTTTGGTTACGTGACTCGGGAACCACGCGACAGGTCTGTGAGTGGCCTGGACTCCTTTGGGAACCTGGAGGTCAGCCCTCCAGTGGTGGCCAATGGGAAAGAGTACCCCCTGGGGAGGATCCTCATTGGGGGCAAcctgcctgg GTCAAGTGGCCGCAGGGTCACCCAGGTGGTGCGGGACTTCCTCCATGCCCAGAAGGTGCAGCCCCCCGTGGAGCTCTTTGTGGACTGGTTGGCCGTGGGCCATGTGGATGAGTTTCTGAGCTTTGTCCCTGCCCCCGATGGGAAG GGCTTCCGGATGCTCCTGGCCAGCCCTGGGGCCTGCTTCAAGCTCTTCCAGGAAAAGCAGAAGTGTGGCCACGGGAGGGCCCTCCTGTTCCAGGGGGTTGTTG ATGATGAGCAGGTCAAGACCATCTCCATCAACCAGGTGCTCTCCAATAAAGACCTCATCAACTACAATAAGTTTGTGCAG agcTGCATCGACTGGAACCGTGAGGTGCTGAAGCGGGAGCTGGGCCTGGCAGAGTGTGACATCATTGACATCCCACAGCTCTTCAAGACCGAGAGGAAAAAAGCAACGGCCTTCTTCCCTGACTTG GTGAACATGCTGGTGCTGGGGAAGCACCTGGGCATCCCCAAGCCCTTTGGGCCCATCATCAATGGCTGCTGCTGCCTGGAGGAGAAGGTGCGGTCCCTGCTGGAGCCGCTGGGCCTCCACTGCACCTTCATTGATGACTTCACTCCATACCACATGCTGCATGGGGAGGTGCACTGTGGCACCAATGTGTGCAGAAAGCCCTTCTCTTTCAAGTGGTGGAACATGGTGCCCTGA
- the PADI3 gene encoding protein-arginine deiminase type-3 isoform X3, whose amino-acid sequence MSLQRIVRVSLEHPTSAVCVAGVETLVDIYGSVPEGTEMFEVYGTPGVDIYISPNMERGRERADTRRWRFDATLEIIVVMNSPSNDLNDSHVQISYHSSHEPLPLAYAVLYLTCVDISLDCDLNCEGRQDRNFVDKRQWVWGPSGYGGILLVNCDRDDPSCDVQDNCDQHVHCLQDLEDMSVMVLRTQGPAALFDDHKLVLHTSSYDAKRAQVFHICGPEDVCEAYRHVLGQDKVSYEVPRLHGDEERFFVEGLSFPDAGFTGLISFHVTLLDDSNEDFSASPIFTDTVVFRVAPWIMTPSTLPPLEVYVCRVRNNTCFVDAVAELARKAGCKLTICPQAENRNDRWIQDEMELGYVQAPHKTLPVVFDSPRNGELQDFPYKRILVKWPQGHPGGAGLPPCPEGAAPRGALCGLVGRGPCG is encoded by the exons GTCAGTGCCTGAGGGCACAGAAATGTTTGAGGTCTATGGGACGCCTGGCGTGGACATCTACATCTCTCCCAACATGGAGAGGGGCCGGGAGCGTGCAGACACCAGGCGGTGGCGCTTTGACGCGACTTTGGAGATCATCGTGGTCATGAACTCCCCCAGCAATGACCTCAACGACAGCCAT GTTCAGATTTCCTACCACTCCAGCCATGAGCCTCTGCCCCTGGCCTATGCGGTGCTCTACCTCACCTGTGTTG ACATCTCTCTGGATTGCGACCTGAACTGTGAGGGAAGGCAGGACAGGAACTTTGTAGACAAG CGGCAGTGGGTCTGGGGGCCCAGTGGGTATGGCGGCATCTTGCTGGTGAACTGTGACCGTGATGATCCGAGCTGTGATGTCCAGGACAATTGTGACCAGCACGTGCACTGCCTGCAAG ACCTGGAAGACATGTCTGTCATGGTCCTGCGGACGCAGGGCCCTGCAGCCCTCTTTGATGACCACAAACTTGTCCTCCATACCTCCAGCTATGATGCCAAACGGGCACAGGTCTTCCACATCTGCG GTCCTGAGGATGTGTGTGAGGCCTATAGGCATGTGCTGGGCCAAGATAAGGTGTCCTATGAGGTACCCCGCTTGCATGGGGATGAGGAGCGCTTCTTCGTGGAAGGCCTGTCCTTCCCTGATGCCGGCTTCACAGGACTCATCTCCTTCCATGTCACTCTGCTGGACGACTCCAACGAG GATTTCTCGGCATCCCCTATCTTCACTGACACTGTGGTGTTCCGAGTGGCACCCTGGATCATGACGCCCAGCACTCTGCCACCCCTAGAGGTGTATGTGTGCCG TGTGAGGAACAACACGTGTTTTGTGGATGCGGTGGCAGAGCTGGCCAGGAAGGCCGGCTGCAAGCTGACCATCTGCCCACAGGCCGAGAACCGCAACGACCGCTGGATCCAG GATGAGATGGAGCTGGGCTACGTTCAGGCGCCGCACAAGACCCTCCCGGTGGTCTTTGACTCCCCAAGGAATGGGGAACTGCAGGATTTCCCTTACAAAAGAATCCTG GTCAAGTGGCCGCAGGGTCACCCAGGTGGTGCGGGACTTCCTCCATGCCCAGAAGGTGCAGCCCCCCGTGGAGCTCTTTGTGGACTGGTTGGCCGTGGGCCATGTGGATGA
- the PADI3 gene encoding protein-arginine deiminase type-3 isoform X1 has protein sequence MFEVYGTPGVDIYISPNMERGRERADTRRWRFDATLEIIVVMNSPSNDLNDSHVQISYHSSHEPLPLAYAVLYLTCVDISLDCDLNCEGRQDRNFVDKRQWVWGPSGYGGILLVNCDRDDPSCDVQDNCDQHVHCLQDLEDMSVMVLRTQGPAALFDDHKLVLHTSSYDAKRAQVFHICGPEDVCEAYRHVLGQDKVSYEVPRLHGDEERFFVEGLSFPDAGFTGLISFHVTLLDDSNEDFSASPIFTDTVVFRVAPWIMTPSTLPPLEVYVCRVRNNTCFVDAVAELARKAGCKLTICPQAENRNDRWIQDEMELGYVQAPHKTLPVVFDSPRNGELQDFPYKRILGPDFGYVTREPRDRSVSGLDSFGNLEVSPPVVANGKEYPLGRILIGGNLPGSSGRRVTQVVRDFLHAQKVQPPVELFVDWLAVGHVDEFLSFVPAPDGKGFRMLLASPGACFKLFQEKQKCGHGRALLFQGVVDDEQVKTISINQVLSNKDLINYNKFVQSCIDWNREVLKRELGLAECDIIDIPQLFKTERKKATAFFPDLVNMLVLGKHLGIPKPFGPIINGCCCLEEKVRSLLEPLGLHCTFIDDFTPYHMLHGEVHCGTNVCRKPFSFKWWNMVP, from the exons ATGTTTGAGGTCTATGGGACGCCTGGCGTGGACATCTACATCTCTCCCAACATGGAGAGGGGCCGGGAGCGTGCAGACACCAGGCGGTGGCGCTTTGACGCGACTTTGGAGATCATCGTGGTCATGAACTCCCCCAGCAATGACCTCAACGACAGCCAT GTTCAGATTTCCTACCACTCCAGCCATGAGCCTCTGCCCCTGGCCTATGCGGTGCTCTACCTCACCTGTGTTG ACATCTCTCTGGATTGCGACCTGAACTGTGAGGGAAGGCAGGACAGGAACTTTGTAGACAAG CGGCAGTGGGTCTGGGGGCCCAGTGGGTATGGCGGCATCTTGCTGGTGAACTGTGACCGTGATGATCCGAGCTGTGATGTCCAGGACAATTGTGACCAGCACGTGCACTGCCTGCAAG ACCTGGAAGACATGTCTGTCATGGTCCTGCGGACGCAGGGCCCTGCAGCCCTCTTTGATGACCACAAACTTGTCCTCCATACCTCCAGCTATGATGCCAAACGGGCACAGGTCTTCCACATCTGCG GTCCTGAGGATGTGTGTGAGGCCTATAGGCATGTGCTGGGCCAAGATAAGGTGTCCTATGAGGTACCCCGCTTGCATGGGGATGAGGAGCGCTTCTTCGTGGAAGGCCTGTCCTTCCCTGATGCCGGCTTCACAGGACTCATCTCCTTCCATGTCACTCTGCTGGACGACTCCAACGAG GATTTCTCGGCATCCCCTATCTTCACTGACACTGTGGTGTTCCGAGTGGCACCCTGGATCATGACGCCCAGCACTCTGCCACCCCTAGAGGTGTATGTGTGCCG TGTGAGGAACAACACGTGTTTTGTGGATGCGGTGGCAGAGCTGGCCAGGAAGGCCGGCTGCAAGCTGACCATCTGCCCACAGGCCGAGAACCGCAACGACCGCTGGATCCAG GATGAGATGGAGCTGGGCTACGTTCAGGCGCCGCACAAGACCCTCCCGGTGGTCTTTGACTCCCCAAGGAATGGGGAACTGCAGGATTTCCCTTACAAAAGAATCCTG GGTCCAGATTTTGGTTACGTGACTCGGGAACCACGCGACAGGTCTGTGAGTGGCCTGGACTCCTTTGGGAACCTGGAGGTCAGCCCTCCAGTGGTGGCCAATGGGAAAGAGTACCCCCTGGGGAGGATCCTCATTGGGGGCAAcctgcctgg GTCAAGTGGCCGCAGGGTCACCCAGGTGGTGCGGGACTTCCTCCATGCCCAGAAGGTGCAGCCCCCCGTGGAGCTCTTTGTGGACTGGTTGGCCGTGGGCCATGTGGATGAGTTTCTGAGCTTTGTCCCTGCCCCCGATGGGAAG GGCTTCCGGATGCTCCTGGCCAGCCCTGGGGCCTGCTTCAAGCTCTTCCAGGAAAAGCAGAAGTGTGGCCACGGGAGGGCCCTCCTGTTCCAGGGGGTTGTTG ATGATGAGCAGGTCAAGACCATCTCCATCAACCAGGTGCTCTCCAATAAAGACCTCATCAACTACAATAAGTTTGTGCAG agcTGCATCGACTGGAACCGTGAGGTGCTGAAGCGGGAGCTGGGCCTGGCAGAGTGTGACATCATTGACATCCCACAGCTCTTCAAGACCGAGAGGAAAAAAGCAACGGCCTTCTTCCCTGACTTG GTGAACATGCTGGTGCTGGGGAAGCACCTGGGCATCCCCAAGCCCTTTGGGCCCATCATCAATGGCTGCTGCTGCCTGGAGGAGAAGGTGCGGTCCCTGCTGGAGCCGCTGGGCCTCCACTGCACCTTCATTGATGACTTCACTCCATACCACATGCTGCATGGGGAGGTGCACTGTGGCACCAATGTGTGCAGAAAGCCCTTCTCTTTCAAGTGGTGGAACATGGTGCCCTGA
- the PADI3 gene encoding protein-arginine deiminase type-3 isoform X2, which translates to MSVMVLRTQGPAALFDDHKLVLHTSSYDAKRAQVFHICGPEDVCEAYRHVLGQDKVSYEVPRLHGDEERFFVEGLSFPDAGFTGLISFHVTLLDDSNEDFSASPIFTDTVVFRVAPWIMTPSTLPPLEVYVCRVRNNTCFVDAVAELARKAGCKLTICPQAENRNDRWIQDEMELGYVQAPHKTLPVVFDSPRNGELQDFPYKRILGPDFGYVTREPRDRSVSGLDSFGNLEVSPPVVANGKEYPLGRILIGGNLPGSSGRRVTQVVRDFLHAQKVQPPVELFVDWLAVGHVDEFLSFVPAPDGKGFRMLLASPGACFKLFQEKQKCGHGRALLFQGVVDDEQVKTISINQVLSNKDLINYNKFVQSCIDWNREVLKRELGLAECDIIDIPQLFKTERKKATAFFPDLVNMLVLGKHLGIPKPFGPIINGCCCLEEKVRSLLEPLGLHCTFIDDFTPYHMLHGEVHCGTNVCRKPFSFKWWNMVP; encoded by the exons ATGTCTGTCATGGTCCTGCGGACGCAGGGCCCTGCAGCCCTCTTTGATGACCACAAACTTGTCCTCCATACCTCCAGCTATGATGCCAAACGGGCACAGGTCTTCCACATCTGCG GTCCTGAGGATGTGTGTGAGGCCTATAGGCATGTGCTGGGCCAAGATAAGGTGTCCTATGAGGTACCCCGCTTGCATGGGGATGAGGAGCGCTTCTTCGTGGAAGGCCTGTCCTTCCCTGATGCCGGCTTCACAGGACTCATCTCCTTCCATGTCACTCTGCTGGACGACTCCAACGAG GATTTCTCGGCATCCCCTATCTTCACTGACACTGTGGTGTTCCGAGTGGCACCCTGGATCATGACGCCCAGCACTCTGCCACCCCTAGAGGTGTATGTGTGCCG TGTGAGGAACAACACGTGTTTTGTGGATGCGGTGGCAGAGCTGGCCAGGAAGGCCGGCTGCAAGCTGACCATCTGCCCACAGGCCGAGAACCGCAACGACCGCTGGATCCAG GATGAGATGGAGCTGGGCTACGTTCAGGCGCCGCACAAGACCCTCCCGGTGGTCTTTGACTCCCCAAGGAATGGGGAACTGCAGGATTTCCCTTACAAAAGAATCCTG GGTCCAGATTTTGGTTACGTGACTCGGGAACCACGCGACAGGTCTGTGAGTGGCCTGGACTCCTTTGGGAACCTGGAGGTCAGCCCTCCAGTGGTGGCCAATGGGAAAGAGTACCCCCTGGGGAGGATCCTCATTGGGGGCAAcctgcctgg GTCAAGTGGCCGCAGGGTCACCCAGGTGGTGCGGGACTTCCTCCATGCCCAGAAGGTGCAGCCCCCCGTGGAGCTCTTTGTGGACTGGTTGGCCGTGGGCCATGTGGATGAGTTTCTGAGCTTTGTCCCTGCCCCCGATGGGAAG GGCTTCCGGATGCTCCTGGCCAGCCCTGGGGCCTGCTTCAAGCTCTTCCAGGAAAAGCAGAAGTGTGGCCACGGGAGGGCCCTCCTGTTCCAGGGGGTTGTTG ATGATGAGCAGGTCAAGACCATCTCCATCAACCAGGTGCTCTCCAATAAAGACCTCATCAACTACAATAAGTTTGTGCAG agcTGCATCGACTGGAACCGTGAGGTGCTGAAGCGGGAGCTGGGCCTGGCAGAGTGTGACATCATTGACATCCCACAGCTCTTCAAGACCGAGAGGAAAAAAGCAACGGCCTTCTTCCCTGACTTG GTGAACATGCTGGTGCTGGGGAAGCACCTGGGCATCCCCAAGCCCTTTGGGCCCATCATCAATGGCTGCTGCTGCCTGGAGGAGAAGGTGCGGTCCCTGCTGGAGCCGCTGGGCCTCCACTGCACCTTCATTGATGACTTCACTCCATACCACATGCTGCATGGGGAGGTGCACTGTGGCACCAATGTGTGCAGAAAGCCCTTCTCTTTCAAGTGGTGGAACATGGTGCCCTGA